A genomic window from Candidatus Methylomirabilota bacterium includes:
- a CDS encoding branched-chain amino acid ABC transporter permease, with the protein MSGKRSGLVAATALLALLPAAGLPPYYLHLLATAFVLATLASAWSVLAWGGQISFGQAAFFGVGAYAAALAAIHGVASWAGLALGAAAGAAAGALVSVAALRLHGAPLALATLACAEIGRGIALNWERLTGGGAGIVGIPALPGLASSPRAAAYYLALLLLTITLSVFTWMTGSRLGLALAAVREDSERASLLGVNPWTWKLAAFALSGGLTGAAGGLYAHMVRVVEPDLVFSSWYSLAPLIMATLGGPRTALGPAAAAVGLYLASELVLQPLLPALHQVGYALALIAAVLFLPGGLGGLVERRRRAAP; encoded by the coding sequence ATGAGCGGGAAGCGCTCGGGACTCGTGGCGGCGACGGCGCTGCTCGCGCTCTTGCCGGCCGCCGGCCTTCCTCCCTACTACCTGCATCTGCTTGCGACCGCCTTCGTCCTTGCCACGCTCGCCTCGGCCTGGAGCGTTCTTGCCTGGGGCGGGCAGATCTCCTTCGGCCAAGCGGCCTTCTTCGGGGTGGGCGCCTATGCCGCGGCCCTCGCCGCGATCCACGGCGTCGCATCGTGGGCCGGGCTCGCGCTCGGCGCCGCTGCCGGCGCGGCAGCGGGTGCTCTCGTGAGCGTGGCGGCCCTCCGGCTCCACGGCGCGCCGCTGGCGCTGGCCACGCTCGCCTGCGCTGAGATCGGCCGGGGCATCGCGCTCAACTGGGAGCGGCTGACCGGGGGCGGCGCGGGGATCGTCGGTATCCCCGCCCTGCCGGGCCTCGCGTCGTCACCGCGCGCCGCCGCCTACTACCTGGCGCTCCTCCTGCTGACCATCACGCTCTCCGTCTTCACATGGATGACCGGATCGCGGCTGGGGCTGGCGCTCGCCGCCGTGCGCGAAGATTCGGAGCGGGCGAGCCTGCTCGGCGTCAACCCCTGGACCTGGAAGCTCGCCGCCTTCGCGCTCTCAGGCGGGCTCACCGGGGCGGCCGGCGGGCTCTACGCCCACATGGTGCGCGTCGTGGAGCCCGATCTCGTGTTCAGCTCCTGGTACTCCCTGGCCCCGCTCATCATGGCGACGCTCGGCGGGCCGCGCACCGCGCTGGGCCCCGCCGCGGCGGCCGTCGGCCTCTACCTCGCGAGCGAGCTCGTGCTCCAGCCGTTGCTCCCCGCGCTCCACCAAGTCGGGTACGCGCTCGCGCTCATCGCCGCCGTCCTCTTCCTGCCGGGGGGACTGGGCGGGCTCGTCGAGAGGCGCCGCCGTGCCGCTCCTTGA
- a CDS encoding ATP-binding cassette domain-containing protein, giving the protein MPLLEGRGLCVDYGRVRALDGVDIAVEEGQVIGLLGPNGSGKTTLLNVLGGLLRPTAGAIRFDGALVTGRPPWAFGRLGIGRTFQIPRPFAGLTVLDSVLVGVTLSKRRRLIRAADRRREGERLLAIVGLDLKAGALSSELSLGQMKRLELAVALSTRPRLLLLDELASGLSPQGRGEVLRFYARLRERGITIVAVEHSIGTLASISDRLILLNGGVTAAEGPASDMLASPRVAQAYLGGADE; this is encoded by the coding sequence GTGCCGCTCCTTGAAGGCCGGGGCCTCTGCGTGGACTATGGCCGCGTCCGCGCTCTCGACGGGGTCGACATAGCAGTCGAAGAGGGGCAGGTCATCGGCCTGCTCGGCCCGAACGGCTCGGGCAAGACCACGCTCCTCAATGTCCTGGGCGGACTGCTCCGCCCGACGGCGGGCGCGATCCGCTTCGACGGCGCCCTCGTCACCGGCAGACCTCCCTGGGCCTTCGGCAGGCTCGGCATCGGGCGCACCTTCCAGATCCCACGCCCCTTCGCGGGGCTGACCGTCCTGGACAGCGTTCTCGTCGGTGTGACTCTCAGCAAAAGGCGGAGGCTCATTCGCGCCGCGGATCGCCGCCGCGAGGGCGAGCGGCTCCTGGCCATCGTCGGGCTCGACCTCAAGGCGGGCGCGCTCTCGAGCGAGCTCTCGCTCGGGCAGATGAAGCGCCTCGAGCTGGCCGTGGCGCTGTCCACCCGCCCGCGCCTCCTCCTGCTGGACGAGCTCGCGTCGGGGCTGTCGCCGCAGGGCCGCGGCGAGGTGCTGCGCTTCTACGCGCGGCTGAGGGAGCGCGGGATTACCATCGTCGCCGTCGAGCATTCCATCGGCACGCTCGCGAGCATTTCCGACCGCCTGATTTTGCTAAATGGCGGCGTGACCGCGGC